Proteins from a genomic interval of Paenibacillus sp. FSL R5-0623:
- a CDS encoding alpha/beta hydrolase, with translation MLFYVLAALVLIVLALLWTGGLYFFKTAIRRTPKTFLVDNPNLMPEPDNEIISSASDLKWLDAQPTTEEISLQSHDGLKLYGTWLGSNKGSDQTVILAHGYSGRGREMAGFARFYAEKHGYNVLMPDDRGHGRSEGDIIGFGWLDRKDYAQWTNWVLEKVGTQGEILLHGISMGGATVLMTGGEALPTQVKAIVSDCAYTSVEEELTFQLKQLYKLPAFPFIPVTSLISRWKAGYSFREASALKQLAKVNVPVLFIHGEADTFVPTEMVYRLYEACPTEKELLTVPRAGHGTAFQVDRTGYEVALESFMKKNLSPSCFVPVSSEAK, from the coding sequence ATGTTATTCTACGTACTTGCAGCACTGGTACTGATCGTTCTTGCTCTTCTGTGGACAGGTGGGCTTTATTTTTTCAAAACGGCCATTCGCCGTACGCCAAAAACATTTTTGGTGGATAATCCGAATCTGATGCCTGAACCGGACAATGAAATCATTAGCAGTGCTTCTGATCTGAAGTGGCTGGATGCTCAGCCTACTACAGAAGAGATATCTCTTCAATCACATGATGGATTAAAACTGTATGGTACATGGCTCGGTTCCAATAAAGGGTCGGATCAGACGGTTATTCTGGCACATGGTTATTCGGGGAGAGGCAGAGAAATGGCTGGTTTTGCCCGGTTTTATGCGGAAAAGCACGGTTATAACGTACTCATGCCAGATGATCGGGGTCATGGCCGGAGCGAAGGTGATATCATCGGTTTTGGTTGGTTAGATCGGAAGGATTATGCCCAGTGGACCAACTGGGTGCTTGAAAAAGTGGGTACACAAGGGGAAATCCTATTGCACGGCATATCCATGGGAGGAGCAACCGTACTGATGACAGGTGGTGAAGCCCTGCCGACTCAGGTTAAAGCGATTGTCTCTGATTGTGCATATACATCCGTGGAAGAAGAACTGACGTTCCAGTTAAAGCAATTATACAAGCTTCCTGCATTTCCGTTTATACCTGTCACAAGTCTAATCTCCCGATGGAAAGCAGGGTATTCCTTTAGAGAGGCTTCGGCTCTCAAGCAGCTTGCCAAAGTTAACGTTCCCGTGTTATTCATCCACGGTGAGGCTGATACGTTTGTACCAACGGAAATGGTGTACAGGTTGTATGAAGCTTGCCCAACCGAAAAGGAATTGCTGACCGTCCCCCGTGCGGGCCATGGCACAGCGTTTCAAGTCGATCGCACTGGATATGAGGTGGCACTGGAATCCTTTATGAAGAAGAATCTGTCACCTTCGTGCTTCGTACCTGTAAGTTCAGAGGCCAAGTAA
- a CDS encoding class I SAM-dependent methyltransferase: MGNEQFEAARKAEAGYHSNFYQNNELFASGTWMSRPMPMVMDMLERLLAHKEELRVLDLGCGVGRHTIPIAQRLAKTNSEVIGVDLLDEAVDGLRKYAKEYQVDHIVQAVKADVEHYAVEPNYFDYIAACSCLEHVSNKQAFMEAIDRLQAGTRTGGIHCITMSTSVEEKEINTGKEIEPLIELNLSTVEAIALLEDVYKGWNILLQEHVTQTIEEEKYDEPTQFRCELLRFAVQKQ; encoded by the coding sequence ATGGGAAACGAACAATTTGAGGCTGCGCGAAAAGCAGAGGCAGGTTATCACTCCAACTTCTATCAGAATAATGAATTATTTGCCTCCGGTACCTGGATGTCGAGGCCCATGCCTATGGTGATGGATATGCTGGAACGTCTACTTGCTCACAAGGAGGAATTGCGTGTCCTCGATCTGGGATGCGGAGTGGGAAGGCATACGATACCGATTGCACAGCGTCTTGCTAAAACGAACAGTGAAGTCATCGGTGTGGATTTGCTGGATGAGGCAGTAGACGGACTTCGCAAGTATGCGAAAGAATATCAGGTTGATCATATCGTGCAGGCAGTGAAAGCAGATGTTGAACATTATGCTGTGGAACCAAACTATTTTGATTATATCGCTGCTTGTTCTTGTCTGGAGCATGTCTCCAATAAGCAAGCCTTCATGGAAGCGATAGACCGGTTACAGGCCGGAACTCGCACAGGTGGTATTCATTGTATTACCATGAGTACCAGTGTGGAGGAAAAAGAAATCAATACAGGCAAGGAGATTGAACCATTAATTGAACTGAACTTGTCGACAGTTGAAGCGATCGCATTGCTGGAGGATGTCTACAAAGGCTGGAATATTCTGCTTCAGGAACATGTTACACAGACGATTGAAGAGGAAAAGTATGATGAACCGACACAATTTCGTTGTGAACTGCTTCGTTTCGCTGTACAAAAGCAATGA
- a CDS encoding BadF/BadG/BcrA/BcrD ATPase family protein, giving the protein MAVADQNGKIVSYVQKNGCNRYHDTNAEQNVLEGIAEAITQAGLQSDQIAAIQAGMAGLNRPEDTVWAEALLARTGITGRISAVNDTHIAHTAAFDGEPGIVAIGGTGSLILGRTEQGAWLRNDQFGHYAPTAARFLAYDTVHSILAGRYELQDQEWIEQVLTYWNVASIRELAALGIAGFAENKQATNRKFGQMASMVTEAADRNISLAVRVCDSAADTAVVGILMLASCFDQPTVSMTLTGSCLNSPYMVEAVQKGLDAAYMREGKRIQYIPSNLPAVGGALLDAYHLAQINVSDNISTVLQSELNRHTT; this is encoded by the coding sequence GTGGCTGTCGCAGATCAGAACGGGAAGATTGTATCCTATGTGCAAAAGAATGGTTGCAACCGTTATCACGATACCAATGCTGAGCAAAATGTGCTGGAGGGTATCGCTGAAGCCATAACTCAGGCTGGACTCCAATCAGATCAGATCGCTGCCATTCAGGCCGGAATGGCGGGTCTGAATCGACCTGAAGATACAGTTTGGGCGGAGGCATTACTCGCTCGTACGGGGATTACAGGCAGGATCAGTGCGGTAAACGATACGCACATCGCCCATACAGCGGCCTTCGACGGTGAGCCAGGTATTGTCGCTATTGGAGGAACAGGATCTCTGATCCTTGGTAGAACCGAGCAGGGTGCTTGGCTCCGCAATGATCAGTTCGGTCATTATGCGCCGACAGCAGCACGTTTTCTGGCTTACGACACGGTTCATTCCATACTGGCTGGACGTTATGAGTTGCAGGATCAAGAATGGATTGAGCAGGTTTTAACGTATTGGAATGTTGCCTCAATTCGAGAGCTCGCTGCGTTGGGGATAGCCGGTTTTGCCGAAAATAAACAGGCGACCAACCGGAAATTTGGTCAGATGGCGTCTATGGTGACTGAAGCTGCTGATCGGAATATTTCCCTTGCAGTTAGGGTGTGCGACTCGGCTGCCGATACGGCTGTTGTGGGAATCCTCATGCTGGCATCCTGTTTCGATCAGCCCACAGTGTCCATGACGCTTACCGGAAGCTGTCTGAATTCACCCTATATGGTGGAGGCTGTTCAGAAAGGACTGGATGCTGCCTATATGCGCGAAGGGAAAAGAATTCAATACATACCCAGTAACTTGCCGGCAGTTGGGGGCGCACTGCTGGATGCCTACCATTTGGCGCAGATCAACGTATCGGATAACATCTCAACTGTGCTTCAATCGGAGCTGAATCGGCACACGACTTGA
- a CDS encoding GNAT family N-acetyltransferase, whose translation MLINLKSRIQEPEVQELLSYSVFPDPDHLNRALQQYVERDELQMGGYEDEGQLIGLIGYEKTGTSEVTIHHISVLPENRFKNYGRGMISQLLATYNPDRLIAETELEAVEFYRNTGFVVYSLGELYPGVERFRCVLEKEEDTDEE comes from the coding sequence GTGTTAATTAATCTGAAATCACGCATACAGGAACCGGAAGTACAGGAGCTGTTGTCCTACTCGGTCTTCCCTGATCCGGATCACTTGAACCGTGCGTTGCAACAATATGTAGAGAGAGACGAACTGCAAATGGGCGGTTACGAAGATGAGGGACAATTGATCGGTCTGATTGGATATGAGAAGACAGGAACAAGTGAGGTTACCATTCATCATATCTCGGTTTTGCCTGAAAACCGCTTCAAAAATTATGGACGTGGTATGATCTCACAACTGCTGGCAACATACAATCCCGATAGACTGATTGCTGAGACCGAGCTGGAAGCCGTCGAGTTTTATCGGAATACGGGGTTTGTGGTATATAGTCTGGGTGAATTATACCCAGGTGTGGAGCGATTCCGTTGTGTGCTCGAAAAAGAGGAAGATACAGACGAAGAGTAG
- a CDS encoding MarR family transcriptional regulator, producing MTTPDAKSLVNRYLDASFMVNKRFDTRIREQVGQTITTDQFCALRLIEEKPFCTPSDLAELLCIGKSSITALVNKLVDRDLVHRAGDERDRRVVYLTLTDTGRQVYRETEQEIQQILEPYLVHFKPEEVRIFIESFEKLAALLTHEGGQENE from the coding sequence ATGACTACACCGGATGCAAAAAGTTTGGTGAACCGCTATTTGGATGCTTCCTTTATGGTCAATAAGCGGTTTGATACGCGGATACGCGAACAAGTGGGGCAGACCATAACGACCGATCAGTTCTGCGCACTTCGTCTGATTGAAGAGAAACCTTTCTGCACCCCCTCTGATCTGGCAGAGCTTCTGTGCATAGGCAAGAGCAGCATTACTGCTTTGGTCAACAAGCTGGTGGATCGCGATTTGGTCCATAGAGCCGGGGATGAACGCGACCGCCGCGTTGTATATCTGACACTGACGGATACCGGACGACAGGTATACAGGGAAACAGAACAGGAAATACAGCAGATTCTGGAGCCGTATCTGGTTCATTTTAAACCGGAAGAGGTTCGGATTTTCATTGAATCTTTTGAGAAGCTTGCAGCTTTGCTAACGCATGAAGGAGGACAGGAGAACGAATGA